A stretch of the Perca fluviatilis chromosome 17, GENO_Pfluv_1.0, whole genome shotgun sequence genome encodes the following:
- the LOC120545041 gene encoding tumor necrosis factor receptor superfamily member 10B-like produces the protein MNFGPVVGKLSVFAAALLIGLVCHAAEPPASQWSSDEYTNKNLTLRQHRTCVENEQYLHQGLCCLNCQAGSFVQKGCERDQEHGTCLPCEHGQTYTEHSNGMNRCLPCTHCRSDEIQTASCTTTTDTRCQCRPGTFCVPDQACEVCKRCAKCKSGEEEVKKCTPFSNTECRKRDPSPTETSPALPLPTPTSSADIVSPICISLAIIFIILISVAVWFVIKQRSWEIPCSKSHCDSSEIVKIPIDESGATAEERQNNQNAGLEGEESRPESRPLLQETQPGMTKASPPLEDEDRGLGDSLPNTTSSSQTSLSALPTAASSGNTPHQSPIAIRPPPADMDDPLLHRLVPLQGSERSLKKSFDLFDEYLDVRIHNKFFRMIGVSDNHIRIAENGAPVDKVYELLKNWMQRQGLKADINDLLEALLSMDQRRSAESIASAALQRGYYKHADTP, from the exons ATGAACTTCGGTCCGGTGGTCGGGAAACTTTCT GTGTTTGCAGCAGCGCTCCTCATCGGGCTGGTTTGTCACGCAGCAGAACCTCCAGCATCTCAGTGGTCCAGCGAtgaatacacaaacaaaaacctcACTCTTCGACAACACAGGACATGTGTTGAGAATGAGCAGTATCTCCACCAGGGACTCTGCTGCCTCAATTGCCAGGCTG gaTCCTTTGTGCAGAAGGGATGTGAAAGAGACCAAGAACACGGGACGTGTCTTCCCTGTGAGCACGGACAGACCTACACAGAGCACTCCAACGGGATGAACCGCTGTTTGCCCTGTACACACTGCCGCTCAG ATGAGATTCAAACTGCATCCTGCACCACGACTACAGACACCAGGTGCCAGTGCAGACCAGGGACCTTCTGTGTCCCAGATCAGGCCTGCGAAGTCTGCAAACGTTGTGCCAA GTGTAAATCtggagaggaggaggtgaaGAAGTGCACCCCGTTCTCTAACACGGAGTGTCGGAAACGGGATCCGTCCCCAACCGAGACCTCCCCAGCCCTTCCTTTACCGACCCCTACTTCTTCTGCAGACATTG TTTCGCCTATATGCATTTCCCTggccatcatcttcatcatcctcATTAGCGTGGCTGTGTGGTTCGTAATCAAGCAGCGTTCATGGGAAATACCAT GTTCAAAGAGCCACTGTGATTCCAGTGAAATTGTGAAGATTCCTATT gATGAGAGTGGAGCTACAGCggaggagagacagaacaaTCAGAACGCAGGTCTGGAGGGGGAAGAGTCTCGCCCAGAGTCCCGGCCCCTGCTACAGGAGACCCAGCCTGGCATGACCAAGGCCTCCCCTCCCCTCGAAGATGAGGACCGAGGACTAGGAGACAGTTTGCCAAACACCACTAGTTCGTCTCAGACTAGCCTGTCGGCCCTGCCCACTGCAGCTTCCTCTGGTAACACCCCACACCAGAGCCCCATTGCCATCAGACCGCCGCCTGCAGACATG GATGATCCTTTGCTACATCGATTGGTGCCACTACAAG GGTCAGAAAGATCCCTAAAGAAGAGCTTTGATTTGTTCGACGAGTACCTGGATGTGCGGATCCATAACAAGTTTTTCAGAATGATTGGAGTCAGTGACAACCACATTCGGATTGCGGAGAATGGAGCCCCTGTTGACAAAGTGTATGAACTGCTGAAGAACTGGATGCAGAGGCAGGGCCTAAAAGCCGACATCAACGACCTGTTGGAGGCTTTGCTAAGTATGGACCAGCGACGCTCGGCCGAGAGCATCGCCTCCGCAGCCCTGCAGAGAGGCTACTACAAGCACGCAGACACGCCCTGA